TCGAAAGAAACCAACGATAAAGCGATTTTAAAATTAGTATTGGAATATTTGCCTGAACAGTACGATCTCTTACGGGAGGTCGAACAAAAAATTAAAGAAAGGAATTAATTAAAAGCCTATTCAAACATTAACTAAATTATTTAACTATGAAAATGCAAGCCAATTTTTTATGCGCCTTAACCCTTTTTATTTCAGCTTCATTCGGAATGCTGCACGCTCAGGACAATAATGTAAATACCGAGTTTGGTGTAAAAGGAGGATTCAATATGTCTAACCTGTACGGAAGCGGTGAGGAAGTAGATGACAATAATATATTATACGGTTTTAATGCCGGTGTATATGCAACATTACCTGTTTCTGATTTTGTTGCCATTCAGCCAGAGATCTTATTTACAACAAAGGGTGCTGAATTTGAATACGACAATTTTCTTGCAAGCGGGTCGACTAAATTCAAATTAAATTATATCGAAGTTCCTCTTTTAGTAAGAGTTAACATTACTAAAAACTTCAACGTTCATGCCGGTGGTTACGCTTCTTACCTGGTAAGCTCTAAAGTAACAGGAGACGGTGATATAGAGTTTGATCAGGAAATTGACAGAGATGATTTAAACAAATTTGATGCTGGTATCGCAGCCGGTGTAGGAGTTGACTTTAACCCTATAAGCATTGGATTACGTTACAACTATGGTCTTACTACCGTTGGAAAAGAAAGAACTGTTGGAGGAGTTACATATACTGCTCCTGACGCAAAGAACAGCAACTTAACATTATACCTTTCGTATAAGTTAAATTAAAACTGAGTTACAAACCACTAAATAAAAAACCATGTCAAACTTATTATACACAATCGCAGTAATCCTGGTGATTCTGTGGGCTCTTGGTTTCTTTGTTTACAGTTTCGGAAGTATAATTCATATACTATTGGTAATTGCCATTATTGCCATACTGCTGAGACTTATTAAAGGACGGGAGATTTAAAAATTAATCAACATTAAATAAATATATTAATCTATTAAAAATCAAATATTATGAAAGCATCTAGCACAATTTTAGGAATAGCAGCCGCTGCTGCAGCAGGAGCATTATTAGGAGTTTTATTTGCTCCGGACAAAGGTTCTAACACAAGAAAAAAAATCAAAGATAAATCTAAAGATTACGGAGATAATATCAAAACTAAATTTGATGGTATTGTAAACACAATCACTTCAAACGGTAAAGAAATCATCGAAGAAGGAAAAGCAAAATTCAATCAGGTAAAAGATGATTTCAACCCAGTGAAAGACGAAGCTAAAACTGTAAAATCGAACTACTAAATACTAAGTGATTTTTTCAAACCATAAATACCAATATCATGGAACCAAATGCAACAACAAACGAGAATTTAAATCTTTATGAAAAAGCTGAAAACTACGCAAAAACAAGTTTAGAACTATTAAAACTTAAAACTGTATGTTCAGTGGCCGATGGTGTATCATCATTGGCATCAAAGATCGCAGTTGGCGTTGTTGTTGCATTTTTTACCTTATTCCTTAATATTGGTTTAAGCTTATGGATTGGGAAAGAACTGGGGGAATATTATTTTGGATTTTTTATAATGGCGCTCTTCTATTTATTAGTTGCCATTATAATACACAAATCTCATCATAAACTAATCAAAACTCCTATTGGTAATTCGATTATTTCGAGCATCTTAAAGGAAAAAAAGTAAAACTGATTTAAAAATAAATTAATAACTAAAAAAGACTATTATGGAGCCTATTTATACTATTGATGAATTAAATCAGAGAATAAAACTTTTGGAAAACCGTCAGGACGCAGAATGGTGCGCTATAAAAGACCATATCGACGATCTTAAAGAAAATCTAAAACCTATTAACCTGATTCGAAATACGGTAGAAGAAATCAATGAAACGGTTGGTTTTAAAAGTCATCTTGCACAATCTGCCATTAGTATTGCCATTGGGTATTTTGCCAAACGATTTATAGTTGGAAAAGGCGACTCGATGTTTAAAGGCATTCTGGGCTCGATTGTACAGCTTATAGTAACCAATCTGGTTTCGAAACCTCACGAATCTTCAGAAGAAGAGGATGAAGAATCATCACAATATGAACCATCATAAGAGTAATTTGTCTAACTAAAATTTTATTCATTATGGAAAAGTTAAGCCAAATAGTATTAAAAAACGGTGTATACATGTACTCTAACCTATATAAATGTTTTGAATACACAAGAGTATTTCTAGGTATCTAACCTTATTATACGTTTAGAAACAAACGATTAAACGGTTAATACATCACTATAAATATAAGTTGTTGTACTGAATTACTAAACTTCTAAGTTTTACAATCAGAATCTTCAACTAAAAAAGAGACTTTTTTACTTTAAAGTAGAAAAGTCTCTTTTTCTTTTTAGGCGCTAAGGCTCTGAGTCGCTAAGGAACTAAAGTTCTGAGTTTTTAGCCGCAATATTGTCATAACAAAAATACGAAAAAATCCTTTGCGATATTTACGTAAACCTTTACTATCCTGACGGTTAAACTTATTTACCTCTTTGTAACTTTGTCCCTCTGTCACTAAAAACCTCAGAAACTCAGTAACTCTGAGCCTCCTAGTTATAATTCTGATAAATAGGCAGTTTTAGTCCCACATACACATTTGCGCCTTTTGAATTATTCGAAACAAAATTTGAAATAAGTGTTCCTGAACCAATAAACAACGGACCAGCCCTAAACCCCGCTCCAATCTGCGTACCGCTGTACTCCATCCAGGTAACCGGAACAAAAAAGCTAAACTGTCTGGTTTCGTATCGTGGCGAAAAAGTAACCGAATTAGCAATCGCAGTTCCGTTGATTTTTTCAGCATCGATTAAACTAAAATCACCGCTCAAGTTCAGGTAAAATTTGTTATCGATATTCCAGTCAAAAGCAGTGTGAAAAGCTGTTGGAAGATTCGCCTGCACTCCTTTTCTGGATGCGATTTTAGTGTAGTTTTTATCGAAGAATTCAAATAAATCACCCGCATTGTCAATATCATCCTGAGTAACATTTCCCGTTAGATCATAGGTGTTTTCCGTTAGGTTTTTATAATTGAGTTTTCCAATATCTGTTACAGAGGCGGAAGCTTTAAATTTATAACGGTTTCCTATACAAGTATGACAGTTCGTGCGATATTCATACGTAAAACCCAGATCTACTCCCACGCCAGCAGACGCTGCATCGAACTCAGGATCTTTTCCGTTTTCGTAATCGTAACTCGCAGCCGTTTTTAAAGTTCCCGTCGAAGTATAGCTGCTCAAAGCCGGATCAAGATTATTTCTGTTAAAAGCAACACTTAAATTATTCCCGCTGATGTACCCATTTACACCCGCCATTAAATACTTTACGGTAATACCGCCTTTTATAAAATGCTCATCGCGGTCTAATAAAACTGCGGCATAACTTGCCCCAATCTCAGCCCAGGAATTCGTAACCCCATTTGGACTTCCTCCTGTTATTAAAAAAGAGTTCGAAGCATCAATATCCTTATTTATCTCATCAATCAGTTCACCGTTTACATTTACCAGATTCGTAACACTTCGTACACGGCTGAAAACTGCTATACTGTGCGCCGGAGTAATATTCATCATGAAGGAAGGACCAAGAATATCAAAATTCAAATTTCCGCTGTTATTTGTTTTAATATGCTTATTAGCATTGGTATCAAAATCATAACCGCTTCGCAAAGCATCCATTATATTAACGCCGTAAAGATTGTTCTGTCCCGTTGCGCTTATTGACGAAATGGTAACATCTGCCTTATACTTCGAATCTACAATAACCGACGGGTTAAACAAAGCACCCTGAATCCCGGCATAATTATCATCCCTGAATCCGAAATAGGACTGGCTCCTGACACAAAAAAAGCTTCCAAAGAAGCAGCAGACTAGTAAAATTTTCTTCATAGTTTTTAGGTTTTGGTTGGTTGATTAGCACATGCCTTTTAGTACGAAGGCAGGTAAATATCAAACAAAAAAAATCAAAAAAAAATTTTACGAACAGATATCAAGGTTAAGTTTTTGCTAAGTCAAAAACAGCATAATTCATTAATTTACTATGTTTTACAGAAAAAATATTAGAAATCTTACT
This portion of the Flavobacterium gelatinilyticum genome encodes:
- a CDS encoding porin family protein — protein: MKMQANFLCALTLFISASFGMLHAQDNNVNTEFGVKGGFNMSNLYGSGEEVDDNNILYGFNAGVYATLPVSDFVAIQPEILFTTKGAEFEYDNFLASGSTKFKLNYIEVPLLVRVNITKNFNVHAGGYASYLVSSKVTGDGDIEFDQEIDRDDLNKFDAGIAAGVGVDFNPISIGLRYNYGLTTVGKERTVGGVTYTAPDAKNSNLTLYLSYKLN
- a CDS encoding lmo0937 family membrane protein — translated: MSNLLYTIAVILVILWALGFFVYSFGSIIHILLVIAIIAILLRLIKGREI
- a CDS encoding YtxH domain-containing protein; protein product: MKASSTILGIAAAAAAGALLGVLFAPDKGSNTRKKIKDKSKDYGDNIKTKFDGIVNTITSNGKEIIEEGKAKFNQVKDDFNPVKDEAKTVKSNY
- a CDS encoding DUF5723 family protein, producing the protein MKKILLVCCFFGSFFCVRSQSYFGFRDDNYAGIQGALFNPSVIVDSKYKADVTISSISATGQNNLYGVNIMDALRSGYDFDTNANKHIKTNNSGNLNFDILGPSFMMNITPAHSIAVFSRVRSVTNLVNVNGELIDEINKDIDASNSFLITGGSPNGVTNSWAEIGASYAAVLLDRDEHFIKGGITVKYLMAGVNGYISGNNLSVAFNRNNLDPALSSYTSTGTLKTAASYDYENGKDPEFDAASAGVGVDLGFTYEYRTNCHTCIGNRYKFKASASVTDIGKLNYKNLTENTYDLTGNVTQDDIDNAGDLFEFFDKNYTKIASRKGVQANLPTAFHTAFDWNIDNKFYLNLSGDFSLIDAEKINGTAIANSVTFSPRYETRQFSFFVPVTWMEYSGTQIGAGFRAGPLFIGSGTLISNFVSNNSKGANVYVGLKLPIYQNYN